GCCGGTCTTCGACATCCAAGGCCGAGCGATTGGCGTACCAGGTAAGCTGGTCGGCAAGTCTGTCGCGTTTTTTGGGGGTGAGCTGCAGGCTCATCTCGAAGCCCGTTTCGGTGTGCCGCGTGATGGCGCCCGTGAAGCGGCCGAGCTCGTTGAGATAGAGCACGACCCTTTCGCCGGGCATGGCGACGACGGGCGCGAAGAGCGAAACCTCGCCGGGTGACATTTCGAAAGTCCGGCAGGAATACTCCTCATTGGACTTCAGCAGCATATACCTTCCCTGGAAGGCGATCTGGACGCGCTGCAAGCGATCCGTCTTAAAATAATTGATCGAGTGGAGGAGATTTACGCCCATAATCGAAACCGCCATTATCTGTTGCCGCCGTCGAGGGCGCAGCCGCTCGAACGGGTCGATGAAGACAAACGTTACAGGAAGGAGCTTATGTCAGAAAGTTGCAGCGGAGCGTTCCACAACGGTTTCGGCAAACGCCGTGTGCGAAGAACTGCCTTAATTGATTCAATTTTACGGATATGCCCGCAGACCTCCTATTTGATTGGCGGCGTTGGCGCTACGGGCTGTGCAGTTAAGAAAATTAACGTTTCGCCGCTTGCGCGCCCGCCCGCGTCGCATGCGAGACGTCTTCGATAATCCTTGTAAAGGGACGAATTTTTTGACGGCGCCGCATGCGGCGATTTTTCAAATGGTTGTTAACTACAAGCCCGACGATAAGCTTAATCGATTGGACCCTGGATGCTTTTTGTCTTATGCATCAGCTTAAGCAAGTTTACGGGTTTTCGAGTGAAATCGCGACACGTTGTTATAAGCTGGCTCTTTTGTTGCGGTTTTACGTTGACCGCGCATGAGCCTGCGCGCGCCTTCGATTTCTTCGGCCTCTTTGGCGAAACCGAGAAGGCTCAGCCGAGCGCCAACGCCGTCGCCTATGACATCGCTTTTCAAGGCCTCGACGACGGCAAGCTCGAACAGACGCTGCAAGACGCCTCGAACAGCTGGCGCCTGAGACTCGACGCTCCCGGCTCGGGCGTCGGGCTCGCGCGCCGCGTCGTCGCCGATTACCCACGCATCACGGACGCGCTTTGGGCGAGCGGCTATTACAATGCGACCGTGCGCGCGAGCGTCGCAGGCGTCTATGTCTCGCCGGACGGCAAGGGAGCAGAGGCGTCGGCGGCGGCGGCCGAGCGCTATCGCGGAAGCGCATTGGCGCCGGTGGTCTTCGAGGTCGATCCAGGTCCGCTTTTCAAGCTGCGTCACGTCGTCGTCTACGATTCCCGCACCAATGCGCCGATCGATCCGGCGCTCTTCCCGCGCAAGGCGTTCGATCTCGACGCCGACGATCCGGCGCGCGCCGCCGCGCTGCGCGCGCGCGAATCCGAGTGGATCGATCAACTGCGCGACAAATCCTATCCGCTCGCCAAGGTCGTTTCCACGCGGCCCGTCATCTTTCACAATGAACATGCGATGGACGTGGCCCTCACCATCGATCCAGGGCCGAAGGCGGGCGTCGGCGCCGTCGAGCTTTCGGGTTCGCCGGGCGTCGATCCGGCCGTGATCCGCTCCTTCATCTATCTCGAGGAGGGCGAGCCCTATAGTCCGAAAAAGCTTGCCGACACGCGCAAATCCGTTGCGCGCATAGAGGCGCTGGGCGGGGTGAAGGTCGAGGACGGCGCGCATCTCGACAAGAACGGCAATCTGCCGATCCTCGTCGAAACGAGCGAGCGCAAGCGCCACGCCATCGGCGCTTCGGCGATGTTCTCCAACATTAACGGCCCGTCGCTGCGAACCTATTGGGTCGACCGCAATCTTTTCGGCGGGGCGGAGCGGCTGCGTTTCGATCTGGAAGGCGGGCTCGCTTATTACAACAACTCCGCCTCTTTCGTTTCTTTTCCGGAGCTGAAGGCGAGCAATCTCGTCGGCGCGGCGCGTCTCAGTTTCCTGAAGCCCGCGCTGTGGGGCTCGCGCAACGACCTGCTGCTCGACGCGGCGGCGGTGCGCGAACGCACGGTCTATTACTGGGCCGCCTACGGCAATTTCAACGGCGCGATCCGTCACCGCTTCAGCGATACGACGTCGCTTCAGGCGGGACTTGAAATAGAGGGCGGGCAATTCTTCGACGTCTATGGCCTGCACGATTATTCTCTGCTCGGATTCCCGATTTCAGGGACCTATGACAGCACCGACAATGCGCTTGCGCCGACGCGCGGCATGCGCGTCAACGCCCGCGTCGCGCCTTATGTGAAGGCGCTGCCGCACGGGGTCGGCATGGTGGAGTCGAAGGGACAGGCCTCCGCCTATTACGCGCTCGATGAGGACGCCTGGTATATTCTCGCGGGGCGCGTCGCGGCGGGCTCCATCGTCGGCGCGCCGGTCGAGGCCGTGCCCGCCAATCGCCGCTTCTTCGCAGGCGGCGGCGGCTCCGTGCGCGGCTATCGCTATCGCTCGATCAGCCCGGAAAACGGCTTTGGCTGGCCCACCGGCGGCCTGAGCCTGTTCGAAGCCTCGGCGGAAGCGCGGCTCAAAGTCACGCAGAATATCGGGATCGTGCCGTTCCTCGACGCCGGCGCCGCTTTCTCGACGCCCTGGCCCGACTTCGGCTCGACCATGCGCTTCGCCGCGGGGCTCGGCCTTCGATACTATACCGGCATCGGTCCGATCCGGCTGGACGTCGCCACCCCGCTCAATCCGAGACCGACCGACAGCCGGATCGCGCTCTTCATCGGCATCGGAGAAAGTTTCTAGATGCGCAGGCGATCGCTCTCCGTCGCGGCCGGCCTCGTCGCTCTCGCTGCGCTCGCCATCGGCGCGGGCGTGCTGGCGCTGCATAGCGAAGCCGGCGGGCGTTGGCTTGCGCGCGCCGCTTCCGGGGCGGTTTCCTCGCCGGATATGAAGATCGAGATCGGCGCGATCGAAGGTCCGTTGTCCGCTGCTCCCGCCATTCGCGACATCGTCCTTTCGGATCGCGACGGCCCCTGGCTGAAAATCGACCGCGTCGCCGCCAAATGGTCGCGCTTCGCGCTGTTCGCCTTGCGGCTCGATATCGACCGCATCGACATTGGCGAAGTCGACGTGCTGCGGCGTCCGGCCGCAGCTCCGGCCGCCGCGCCGAGCAAAGCGTCGCCCCCGGAGAAAGCGTCCTTCCCGCCCAAATTGCCGATCGGCCTGCGGCTGGGCGAATTGGCGCTTCAAAAGCTCGTTCTCGCCGAACCTGTCGCGGGCGCGCCCGCGACGCTCAGCCTGAAGGCGGGCGCGGAGCTGACCGGCGCCAAAGCGGCGTTGCAGCTTCTCGTTGAGCGGCTGGACGCGCCGGGCTCCATCGGCGCCGACGCGTCCTATGGGCCGGACGACGGAAAGCTGCGCGTCAAATTCGCCGCCAGGGAGCCCGGCGACGGCCTCATTGCGCGATTGGCGCAGCTCCCCGGCCTGCCGCCGGTCGAGGCGGCGGTCGACGGCGACGGGACGCTCGACGCCTTCAAGGCGACGATCGCCGCCAAAGCCGGCGAAGCGGGCGCGCAGGGGAGCGTGACGATTGCGCGCGACGCGGCCGCGCGCCGGCTCGATCTCGACCTCGACGCGCGGCTCGCCGATTTGCTGCCGCGCGACCTGGCGCCCCTCCTCGCCGAGACGACGAAGATCGTCGCCACCGCGCATCTCGCCGATGACGGCGCGAGCGCGTTGGATCGTCTGTCGCTCACGGCTTCGGCCTTCGAATTCGGCGCCGCGGGCCATGTCGGCGCGGACGGGAAAGGCGCAGGAACGGCGAAAATCTCCGCGAGCGATCTTGGCCGGTTCTCGCGCCTCGCGGGACGCGAGCTGCGCGGCGCGCTCGACCTCTCCGCCGATCTTTCCGGCGCGCCGTTCGAGGGCGTCGTGACGGCGGCGCTCGACGGCGCGGTGACGGGCCTCGGCTCGGGCGTCCCGGCGGTCGACGGCCTCGTCGGCGAAAGGCTGACGCTCGCGGGCAAGGTCGCGACGCTCCCGCATGGCGGTTTCTCGTTCGAGAAGCTTTCCTTGAACGGGGCGCATATCGCCGCTTTCGTCGACGGCCAGGCGACGAAGGAAAAGGCGGCGATCGCCGCGAAGATCGATCTGCCCGAGCTGCGGCATGCGAATCTGCCGCTGTCCGGCGCGGCTCATATCGACGCCGCGCTGGCGGGCGCGCTCGACAGACCGGACGCCAGCTTTTCCGCGACGCTGGAAAAGGCGACCGCCAATGGCCGTCCCATACCGAAGCTTGCTGTGCAGGGCGAGGCGCGCGACCTGCTCGGCGAAGTCGCGGCGGTTGCGACGCTCGACGGCGAAGTGGACCGCAAGCCGGCGAAAGGCCGCTTCTCTCTGGCGAAGGCGGGCGAGGGCTGGAAGCTCGACCAGCTCGACCTCGCAATCGGGAGCGCGACCGCCAAGGGCCAGTTGGCGCTCGACGCCGCCGGACTCGCGAATGGACGCGTTTCTGTCGCCGCGCCCAATCTCGACGACCTTTCCGCCCTCGCTTTGCAGAAGCTCGGCGGCAAGCTCGACGCCGCCGTGACTCTCGACGCGGCGGGGGGCGCGCAAAATGTCTCCGTGGACGCGCAGGGCGCCGGAATAGAGGCGGCGGGCGCGAGCGTCGGCCGGCTCGGGGCCAAATTCTCAGCGCGCAATCTCTATCGCCAGCCGGCGCTGGAAGGCGATGTCGCCATCGACAGCGCGCGTATCGGCAAGGAGACGATCGGCAAAGCGCGCCTCGCCGCGCGTCCCGCCGGAGGCGGCGCGGCCGCGCTCGATCTTTCTCTCGACGCGCGCGGATTCAACATCGCCAGCCGCGCGACGCTGACGCCGGGAGAGGCGACGAAACTCGACATTGCGTCTTTCTCGGCGCAACGGGCCGGAAAGACGATCGCTCTTGCGCAGCCCGCTTCCGTAACGGTTCAACGCGGCGCGACGACTCTTCGGGGACTTTCCGTCGCGCTCGGCTCGGGGCGTCTCGATATTGACGGCCTCGTCGGCGAGCGTTTCGACGTTACCGCGAAAGCGCGCGGCGTGCCGCTCTCCATCGCGTCGATCGTCGATCCGTCCCTTGGCCTCGACGGGACGCTCGAGGCCGAAGCGCGCATTACCGGAACGAAATCCGCGCCGGTCGGAGATTGGCGCGTAAAGGCGTCGAAAGTGTCCGCGCCGCAATTGCGCGCCAATGGCTTGCCGGCGATCGCCGCCGCGGCGAGCGGGCGTCTCGCCAATGCGCGCACGACTGTCGACGCCGACGTCGCGCTGGGCGCGACAAGCAAATTGAAGATCGCGGGCTCCGCGCCGCTGGGCGACGGTTCGCTCGATCTCGCCGTGAAGGGCGCGCTCGACGCCGGCTTGGCGAACACCCTGCTCGCGGCGAACGGCCAGACGGTCGCCGGAAAGGCGAATGTCGATTTGCGCCTCACGGGCGCGACGACGAATCCAAATATTGGCGGCGCGGTCAATATTGTCGACGGCGCCTTCAACGATCCGCTGAACGGCGTGAGCCTTGCCAAGATCAACGGCAAGCTCGAAGGGCGCGGTCACGACCTGACGATCAGCGGCCTCAGCGCGCAGACGAAGAATGGCGGCCAGATCGCCGTCGCCGGCCGCGTGACGGTCGCTCCCGACGCCGGCATGCCGGGCGCGCTGCATATCGTCGCCAATAATGCGCAGCTCGCCAGCACCGACGTCGTAAGCTCGGTGGGCGATCTCGATCTCATGTTTTCAGGCCCTCTCGCGCGCAATCCCAAAATCGCCGGCAAGGTCAATCTCGACTCGATGGATGTGAGCGTGCCGGACCGCCTGCCGGCGAATTTGAAGCCGCTGCCGGGCTCCAACCATATCGACGCAAAGGGCTTCGCCGCGCAAATGCTGGCGCTCGAGCGCAAGCAGAAGGAGAAGGCGGGGCGCAAATCCGGTTTTGACGCCGCGCTCGATCTCGCGCTTTCCGCGCCCAACAAGATTTTCGTGCGCGGGCGCGGCATCGACGCGGAGTTCGGCGGCGATCTGAAAATCGGCGGCACGGTGCAAAAGCCGAACGTCATTGGCGGCTTCGATCTGCGGCGCGGCAAGATGCAGCTCCTGACTCAGCGGATCGACATCACGCGCGGCAAGCTTTCCTTCACCGGCGGCCTTGCGCCGCAGCTGGACTTTCTCGCGGAGACGACCGCGGCCGACATCACTGCGCGCATCGGCGTCTCCGGTCCGGCGGCGTCGCCCGTCTTCACTTTCTCGTCATCGCCGGAAATGCCGCAGGACGAAGTGCTTTCGCGGCTCCTATTCGCCAAGGCTTCGGGTTCGCTCACGCCTTTCCAGGCCGTGCAGCTCGCCGCGGCGCTCGCGCAATTTTCCGGGGCGGCCACCGGCGTCGACGCTTTCGAGAAGATGCGGCGCTCGCTTGGCGTCGACTCGCTCGATCTCGACGCGGGCGGCGCGAATGGTCCGACGATCGGCGCGTCGCGCTACATCATGGACGGCGTCAGCGTCGGCGTGAAGACCGGCGCCAAGCCTGAGCAGACCTCCGTGAATGTCGGCGTCGACATCACCCGCGGCGTGCGCCTGCAAAGCGAGACGTCGGTCGACGGCAAGACGTCGATGGGCGTCGGCGTCGAGCATGAATATTGAGAGCGCCGCGACGACGCGGCGCCCTCCATGTCGAAAAGGTAAGGTGTGAAAGCTTGCATGGCGCGCAAGCGAGCCCGCATCAGCCGCAGACCCAAACCCAGCCGGCATAGCCAGAACGCCAGCAGGAGCCGCCATAGGGATACCAGCTCCCGCTCCACCAGCGGCCGCCGCCCCAGCCCCAATGCGGGCCATGCCAATTGCCATGCCAACCATGTCCGCCATGCCAACCGCCATGGCCGCCCCAGCCATGCGCGAAAGACGCCGTCGGGAAAGCGAGCGCGCTGGCGATCGCTGCGATGAAAGCAAGTTTACGCAACATTTTTCCGCTCCTTCATTCGAACCGAGTTCGATGCGGCAGGAACCGGGGGAAAGATGCGCCCCTCCGCGACTTGGGGCTGTGCGGCGCCGCACATGCCGGGTCGAGGCAGGCTCTTCAGCCTTTCGAGCGCTATCGGCCGCTTCATCGATTGAGGCTCACGGCGCGGCGCAGATTTCCCTGGCGAGGGCCTGATAGAAGGGCGGGATCTTGGACCATGTCTCTTTGGCGGGATAGGCGCTGCGCATCTCGCCGGTCGCCATGCGTCCCGAAAACCAGCTCCCGCCGCCCGATCGATAAGCGCTTTTGGCGCAATCGAAGCTCGCGGTTTCGATCTCCGACAGACCTTTTTCCGGAAGTTTGAAGTCGACCGCCTGCGGCGAATGGGGATCGTAATCCGTCAAGGCTCGCACGAATATCGCGCCGCCATCCGTCCTCTCGCGCGAGGCGGGATCGAGATAGATCCTGGAGAAGCCGTCCTGCCAGACGAGCCGCCATTCGGCGCGGGCGGCCGAGACGAAGAAGACAGACGCAAGAATGAGGAGAAAAGCGCTCTTTCGCATATCCTGACTCTGTCCTCTCAATGCGGCAGTTTGTCGGCTTGCCTCAAAAAGCGCAAAGCGAAACGTCTGGAGCAAAGCGAGCAATGGCCTTTTCCTTGAGCGAGCTCGTATCCGCGCTTTTCAACGGCGCGCCGACGCCCGAAGCGACGGAGCGCTACACCGCGCAGATCACCGCGCTCATCTCGCTCTATATTTGCTTCATCGCCATTTTCCTTGTCGGATTGTACATCCGTGCGGTTAAGAAGCGGCCTGGGCGGGAAGAAGGCCGTCTCTTCAAGATCTGGATCGCCTGGTCGCTGATCTTTTCGATTTTGACGATGGCGGCCGGTCTGATCTATTTTCTCGCAGCGGCGAATTGATTGCCACAGCCGAGGCCGAGGCGGGCTTTCGCTTCCGCGCCTTCGCCCGTTTTCTAAAATATTTCTGTAATATTTCTCTCCGGATCCTCGCCAAAAGCTACCCTCGGGACATGCGGCGCCAGAGGCGGTATAGGCAGAGTTTGCGTCTCGAAGCGTTTCGCCCGTTTGAAAGGTTCGAAATCGGCATGAGCAATCGCAGTGCGGTCCTCCTTGTGGAGGATGACGCGGAAATCAGCGAACTGATCTCCTTGTATTTGGAAAACAATGGAATGTCCGTAACGCGCCTCGCAACCGGCGAGGGGCTCGACGCCAAATTGACCGGCGGCGCGTTCGATCTTTTGATACTCGACCTCAATCTGCCAGGAGAGGACGGATTTTCCATCTGCCGTCGCGTGCGGGCGGCGCATGACATTCCGATCATCATCGTCACGGCGCAGGGCGAGGACGTCGACAAGATACTCGGGCTCGAAATGGGCGCCGACGACTATGTGGTGAAGCCCTTCAACTCACGCGAACTGCTCGCGCGCATCCGCGCCGTGCTCCGCCGCGCCGAACCGCAAAGCCAGGCGGCGGGGACCTTGCCGAGCCAATCCTTCCTGTTTCTGGGATGGCGCGTCAATCTTCTGTCGCGCGAAGTCGTGTCGCCCAGCGGGATCAAGGTCGCAATGACCGGCGCCGAATTCGATCTTCTGCACGCCTTCTGCGAGAACCCCAATCGCGTGCTCACCCGCGATCAGCTCATCAATATGACGCATGGCCCCACGGCCGGCCCCTATCAGCGCAGCATCGACGTCTTGATCAGCCGTCTGCGCCAGAAGCTGGAGAAGGATCCGAAGAACCCCGCAATGATTCAGACCGTGCGCTCGGAAGGCTATATGCTCTCCGCTCCGGTCTCCCGCGCGTAGATCTAAAGAGAGGCGCGGGCGCGCTCGCCGAACCGGGCTGGCGCACGATGGGCCGCCACAATGGTTTCGGCCTCGGCCGGCCCATCATGCGTTCGAGGCTCAGATGCCCTGGCGCTTGGTCGAGCCGCTCGTCCCCTGATCGGTCGCGCCGCCCTGATCGAGGTTCTGCGGGCTGGAGCCCTGGTTCTGTCTGGAGCCCGTGTCCTTGTTCTGCATGGACTTGCTGCTGCCATATCTTTCCTGCTCCATCCCGCGCGCGTGATGGCGATGATATTTGGAGCAGTGATGCGCATAGGCCGTCGCCGGGCCGAAGGCGAGAAGAGGCGCCACAAGCGCAGCCGCCACGAATTTCCTGTTCATTGTGCTCTCCCATCGATTCTCCGGCGCCGCCGGATCGTTAGGAACTAGGCGAACAGGACTCCAAGACAAGCGTCGCGCATGTCCGCCCGATCGCCGCGCGAGGCGAACGCGCGCGAGGCGTCGTGGTTCGGGGCGCGCCCTCAGGCGGCCTTCGCCTTCAGTGGCGCGATGTCGAGTCCTCGGAAGATCGCGCAGCGCTGGAAAGCCGCAAGGTCCGGAGGCGTGTTTTTCTGGTGGCAGAATTTCGCGACGAGCTTTGCGAGCCCCTTGATGTCGCGGCCGCTCGCCTGCGGGAAGACGTCGACCAGCGCATCGACCAGCTTTTCGTCGAGCGCGAGATTGAACTGCTCCGCCATGACGCGCCAAATGCGCCGCCGCGCGTCGGCGTCGGGGGGATAATATCGGATGAGCGCGATGCAGCGGGAGACGATCGCTTCGTCGATGTCGTCGACGCGATTGGTGGTGAGAAAGAGCAGCCCGTTGAAATATTCAAGCACGCGCAGGAAGACGCCGACCACGGCGTTCATGGCGATATTGTCGTCGCGCCGCTTGATATAGACGTCGGCTTCGTCGATCAGCATCACCGCGCCCCAGCGCTGGGCGCGCGTCAGGATTTCCTTGAGCGCGGTCTCCATGGCGGCGACGTTCAATCCGAGCTGGCCGGAATGCACGCGATAGAGCGGGCGCTGGATGATCTCGGAATAGACTTCCGCCGTCAGCGTCTTGCCGACGCCGGGCGGTCCCGCGCAGAGGACCGTAGTGCCGCCGGACTTGCCTTGCACGATGTCCTCCATCAACACGTCCATTTCGGCCGTGAGGATGTCGATGAGGTCCGTCTGCTCCGGCGGAAGAACGAGCTTCTGCTTGAGCGCGGGCTTGTATTCATAAGGCCGCATCTGGTCGACATGCACCCAGAGATATTGATGCAGGTCGAGATGGAACATGAACAGGTAAGGATGCACCGGAATGCGGGTGAAGAGGCCCTTGGGTATCTGCGCCTGAAGCTCCGCGATCTCGTCCTCGGCGGCGAAGCGATTGCTTTTGCCGGCCTTGCGCAGGAAGTGCCCGAGGATGTCGCCCGGCGCCTCCAGCGTCAGGCTGCGAGCCGAGAGCACGCCCTCGTCATTGACGAGCCGCGCTTCGCCGCCGCTCGTCGAGAGCACCACAATATCCTTGCGCGACCAATCCGTGTCGCGATGCGTCGCATTGGGATCCTCCGCGTGAAAGCCGACACCCGTGCCCCCGAATTGCTGGCCGTAACGCCCGCGCCATTCGAAATAGGTTTCGCTCGAGGCTTCGAAGGCCGCGACAAGATCCGGCGTCTCGTGCAGAAAGCCCTTGGCGGCGAGAATTTCGCTCACCGTGCGTCCCGCAATGTCGCTCGCCATGACGCGGATGACATTGGATTGCAACGTGCCCTTGGCGTTGGCCTTCAGCTCGATCATGATCTTGCCGGCCTCGTCATTGGACGACGGCACGTAATCGAGACGGATGATGAGATAGGGGAGCGGCCGCGCGGCGACGTTCGCGGTGAAGAGCCAGCCATGGATCGGATTGGCGGTGAGATAGCGCACCAGCGCCGGCAGCACCTCTTCGAGATCGACGCTTTCGAAGCGCGGACCCTCAGCCGCGAGCGCGGCGCGAAGCATGGCGAGCTGAGCGGCGCGGGCGCGCGCCTCAGGTCCCTCGCGCCGGTAGCGGTCTTCGATAAAGTCGAGCTCCTCTCCCGTGAGATGCGCAAGGTTCACTTCCACGCGATCGCTGAAGCGCAATTGCGTGGCGAGCGCCGCGTGAGCGGGAAAGCGCTCAATCAGGGCTTCGACATGGCTTTTCTCGATTTCGATATTCATTTCGAACGCCGCTCTTCGGGATAGGGAGGAAGGGTGAGGATGCGCGCATCCTCCACGGCGCCGCCGACCGTGAAATGATAGACATCCTGAAAGCGCATGTCGCCGGCCGGAAGGCCGAGGAAAGCGTGAACTTCGTCGTCGAAGAAGCAGCCAATGCCCGTCCCGGCCAGGCCGGCCGCCGTCGCCCAGAGATAAAGGACCTGGCCGATCAGCCCCGCCTCCCAGTGCAGTCGGCGATAGGCGAAGGCGCCTTCCTCTTCGAGCGCGCGTTCGAAATCGGCGATCATCGCCACGCTGAAGCAGCCTTTGCCGGCGATCGGCTGCAGACAGGCGGCCCGCGTCGCCTCGCGCTCGACGCCGCCCGCGCGCAGACGAAACAGCGGAAGATCGGCGAGGCCTGTCGGCGCCCATGCGAAGTCGCAAGAGCACGCCGCGCGCAGACGCGCGGCCATGCCGTCGTCGCGCGCGAGAACATAGAGTCCCGGCTCCAGCCCGTCGATGCGATGCGCGTAAATGATAAGCGCCAGCCGCGGCGGCCAGGGGAAGGCGGAGAGTAGCGGCGCCGCCCCCGGCAGGGTCGCGGCGAGCATATGTTGGAATGTCTTCAATGGCAGCGTCGAGACGCCGTCCATACGCTGCACGCTGCGTCTTGCGCGCACGACGTTCCCAACAGGCGGACCGGCGAATGCGGACGCCGGCGCGATGGATGCGTGGTCGAGCGGAGGAGTGGCGGGCTTGTGGGTCAGCCGGATCGCGCGGTCGATGATCGGCCATCCGTCATGATCTTCGCTGAGACGATTGGCGGCGCCGTGAAAGCTGTGCGGCGCCCGGATAAGCGCCTCGAGATCGAAGAGGGGAAGCGCCGCGTCGCCGGTCGCGAGCCACAGCAGAATATCCGGGCGCTCTTCCTCGCGGCGATGGAAGGCGTCGGCGCGGTTCAGGCCGATCAGCGCCGCGATGTCATCGTCGGACGGAAAGGCGAGCGCCTGTACGCGCCAGCCAAGGGCGGCGGCGGCCTGCGCCACGCTCCCGATGGCGTGTCCCGCGTCAAGTTGGCAATAGCGGAAGGCGCGCTCGCCATATTTCCACGCTTCCCGCCAGGGCACGGCGCTGAGCGCGACGAGAAAGCCGTCCTCTGGAAGCATGCGCGCGGCTTCATAGCGCGCGCGCTCTTCGAGACCATGCGCCAATGGCGCGTAATGAAACAGGCAGGCGGCGTCGCTGACGCCGTCGAGCGCATTCGCCAAGAGATAGGCTTCGGTCGGATGAAGATTGCCCGATGACGGATTGTTGCGCACCGCCCAAGTCGATCCTTCGACGCTCTTCCAAGCGCTCAGGCCGAAAGCAAGCTCCAGAAACAGGCCGAGAGAGCGCCGATCGAGCGGCGCGGCGACGGGCGCAGGACCCGGAAAGGCGGCGCCCGGCCCCTCGCCCAATGGCAGCTCGATCAGCCTCGCGCCATCGAAGCGACGATAGGGCGAAGGCTGCGAGGTCCAGTCCAGAAAGGCGGGGCCGAGCGCATAACGCGACGGCGCGTGCTTGGTCCGCGCATGGTAGCCGCGAATATCGGTCGGCAGCCCGTCCGGATGCGCGTTCATCGCGACGGTCGTCTCGGGCGGGCACGAATTTTGATCTGCATCGCCGGCGGGTCCTTGTAAGCCTCGACGCGCCATTCAAGAAGGGCGCCCGTCAGGCCGACGACGTGAACAAGATTGGAAATCAGCTATTTGCTGAGAGGGTGCGTTGGGCCATGTCCGGAAAATTCAGTCTGACCGTTTCCGCCCATGGCGCTTTTGGCGGATTGGCGACATTGCGCCTCGGCGATCAGCCGCCGCGGCGCTTCACCTTCCAGGAGGCGTCGATCGTCGCCCGCGCGCTGGAGGCCGTCGCATTGGGGGTGAGCCCGGAGCGGCATATCTATATGAGCCCGATTGCGAGCGACCATGATTTCGACGCGCGCGTCGAGGCGGAGGGTCTCGTCGTCGCTTGCGAGGGTCATCCGGATGTCGCTCTCTCCTGGCCCGAGGCGACGGAGCTCGCGCATGCGCTGAAGGCGGCGGCGGGGGAGTGACGCGAAAATGCGCTGGCGCCAAGGCCCGCCGCGATCTTTCCCGTTCCCGTCCTCGACTTGCGCAATGTGCGAGCGAATGAGTGGAAACAGCGAGCAGATGCGGCCAGTTCCCTTATGGAGGCCTCAGCGTTTCTTGCCGCTGAACTGACGCCGGCACGCGGGAGAAAGAGACTTGATATGCTCTTTCAGGCAATTCTCCACGGCGAGCGCGTCGGGCTCGGCCGAGGCGCATAAGCGGTGCGAGTCTTTCTCGCAGGCGGCCCGCTGCTTCGACGTTCCTTGCGCCATCGCCGGATAAAGCAGCAAGGCGGAGAAAAGGGGGATCAGAAATAATTGGCGCATGGTTCGCCTCCGGTTTGCGCGAGGTCGCGTCCAGACAAGCGTGAACCTGGATCGAATCTGAAGGATAGCAAGCGCGAGCGTGCAAACGCGTTCGCCGTCGCGCACGCAGAGGCGAGGCGATCGGCTATCCCGCGGTCAAGCCGCCGTCGACCGTATAAAGCCCGCCCGTCATGAAGCTCGCGCGCTCCGAGGCGAGGAAGCA
The nucleotide sequence above comes from Methylocystis parvus OBBP. Encoded proteins:
- a CDS encoding surface-adhesin E family protein, which gives rise to MRKSAFLLILASVFFVSAARAEWRLVWQDGFSRIYLDPASRERTDGGAIFVRALTDYDPHSPQAVDFKLPEKGLSEIETASFDCAKSAYRSGGGSWFSGRMATGEMRSAYPAKETWSKIPPFYQALAREICAAP
- a CDS encoding autotransporter assembly complex protein TamA, encoding MTAHEPARAFDFFGLFGETEKAQPSANAVAYDIAFQGLDDGKLEQTLQDASNSWRLRLDAPGSGVGLARRVVADYPRITDALWASGYYNATVRASVAGVYVSPDGKGAEASAAAAERYRGSALAPVVFEVDPGPLFKLRHVVVYDSRTNAPIDPALFPRKAFDLDADDPARAAALRARESEWIDQLRDKSYPLAKVVSTRPVIFHNEHAMDVALTIDPGPKAGVGAVELSGSPGVDPAVIRSFIYLEEGEPYSPKKLADTRKSVARIEALGGVKVEDGAHLDKNGNLPILVETSERKRHAIGASAMFSNINGPSLRTYWVDRNLFGGAERLRFDLEGGLAYYNNSASFVSFPELKASNLVGAARLSFLKPALWGSRNDLLLDAAAVRERTVYYWAAYGNFNGAIRHRFSDTTSLQAGLEIEGGQFFDVYGLHDYSLLGFPISGTYDSTDNALAPTRGMRVNARVAPYVKALPHGVGMVESKGQASAYYALDEDAWYILAGRVAAGSIVGAPVEAVPANRRFFAGGGGSVRGYRYRSISPENGFGWPTGGLSLFEASAEARLKVTQNIGIVPFLDAGAAFSTPWPDFGSTMRFAAGLGLRYYTGIGPIRLDVATPLNPRPTDSRIALFIGIGESF
- a CDS encoding PilZ domain-containing protein, whose translation is MAVSIMGVNLLHSINYFKTDRLQRVQIAFQGRYMLLKSNEEYSCRTFEMSPGEVSLFAPVVAMPGERVVLYLNELGRFTGAITRHTETGFEMSLQLTPKKRDRLADQLTWYANRSALDVEDRRRHDRVVPLMDLTVLRLTRGDEHIVRIRTLSLSGVAIETDHIIPLGAEVTVGNTPAKVVRILDDGVACEFVRHFRPGEIDETTRL
- a CDS encoding translocation/assembly module TamB domain-containing protein; amino-acid sequence: MRRRSLSVAAGLVALAALAIGAGVLALHSEAGGRWLARAASGAVSSPDMKIEIGAIEGPLSAAPAIRDIVLSDRDGPWLKIDRVAAKWSRFALFALRLDIDRIDIGEVDVLRRPAAAPAAAPSKASPPEKASFPPKLPIGLRLGELALQKLVLAEPVAGAPATLSLKAGAELTGAKAALQLLVERLDAPGSIGADASYGPDDGKLRVKFAAREPGDGLIARLAQLPGLPPVEAAVDGDGTLDAFKATIAAKAGEAGAQGSVTIARDAAARRLDLDLDARLADLLPRDLAPLLAETTKIVATAHLADDGASALDRLSLTASAFEFGAAGHVGADGKGAGTAKISASDLGRFSRLAGRELRGALDLSADLSGAPFEGVVTAALDGAVTGLGSGVPAVDGLVGERLTLAGKVATLPHGGFSFEKLSLNGAHIAAFVDGQATKEKAAIAAKIDLPELRHANLPLSGAAHIDAALAGALDRPDASFSATLEKATANGRPIPKLAVQGEARDLLGEVAAVATLDGEVDRKPAKGRFSLAKAGEGWKLDQLDLAIGSATAKGQLALDAAGLANGRVSVAAPNLDDLSALALQKLGGKLDAAVTLDAAGGAQNVSVDAQGAGIEAAGASVGRLGAKFSARNLYRQPALEGDVAIDSARIGKETIGKARLAARPAGGGAAALDLSLDARGFNIASRATLTPGEATKLDIASFSAQRAGKTIALAQPASVTVQRGATTLRGLSVALGSGRLDIDGLVGERFDVTAKARGVPLSIASIVDPSLGLDGTLEAEARITGTKSAPVGDWRVKASKVSAPQLRANGLPAIAAAASGRLANARTTVDADVALGATSKLKIAGSAPLGDGSLDLAVKGALDAGLANTLLAANGQTVAGKANVDLRLTGATTNPNIGGAVNIVDGAFNDPLNGVSLAKINGKLEGRGHDLTISGLSAQTKNGGQIAVAGRVTVAPDAGMPGALHIVANNAQLASTDVVSSVGDLDLMFSGPLARNPKIAGKVNLDSMDVSVPDRLPANLKPLPGSNHIDAKGFAAQMLALERKQKEKAGRKSGFDAALDLALSAPNKIFVRGRGIDAEFGGDLKIGGTVQKPNVIGGFDLRRGKMQLLTQRIDITRGKLSFTGGLAPQLDFLAETTAADITARIGVSGPAASPVFTFSSSPEMPQDEVLSRLLFAKASGSLTPFQAVQLAAALAQFSGAATGVDAFEKMRRSLGVDSLDLDAGGANGPTIGASRYIMDGVSVGVKTGAKPEQTSVNVGVDITRGVRLQSETSVDGKTSMGVGVEHEY